DNA sequence from the Marinilongibacter aquaticus genome:
CATTGTAAATATCGGGATTGGCGGCTCAGATTTGGGCCCGGTGATGGTGACAGAAGCCTTGAAGCCCTATGCGAAAAAGGGTTTGAATGTGCATTTTGTATCGAATGTCGATGGCACGCACATTGCAGAAACTTTGAAAAAGGTAAACCCAGAGAGTACTTTGTTCATGATTGCGTCCAAAACCTTTACCACCCAAGAAACAATGGCCAATGCCCATGCAGCGAAAGCCTGGTTCTTGGAAAGTGGTGCAGAAGAAGGTGATGTGAAAAAGCATTTTGTGGCCTTGTCGACCAATGAAAAGGGCGTTTCTGCGTTCGGAATCGACCCGAAGAATATGTTTGTCTTTTGGGACTGGGTAGGTGGAAGATACAGTTTGTGGTCTGCGATCGGCCTTTCGATTGCCTGTTCAATTGGCTTTAGTAATTTCGAGGCCCTTCTTTCTGGAGCTCACGAAATGGATAAGCATTTCCGCAGTACCAGCTTAAAGCGGAATATACCTGTGGTTTTGGGTTTGTTGGGAATTTGGTACAACAATTTCTATGGAGCGGCTTCGCAGGCGATTTTGCCTTACGATCAATACATGCACCGTTTTGCGGCCTATTTCCAGCAGGGAGATATGGAATCGAATGGAAAATCGGTAGACCGTTCAGGGAATCCCGTGACTTATGAAACGGGGCCGATTATCTGGGGTGAACCCGGAACCAACGGCCAGCACGCCTTTTATCAATTGATTCACCAAGGTACAAAATTGATTCCATGTGATTTTATTGCTCCGGCTGTAACCCAAAACCCTGTGGGAGATCAGCACAATATGTTGCTGGCCAACTTCTTTGCTCAAACCGAAGCCTTGATGAACGGCAAGAGTTTGGAAGAAGTAGAGGCAGAGTTGTCTGAGGCTGGAATGGCCAAAGAGGAAATGGATAGTTTGAAGGCTTTTAAGGTGTTTGCGGGCAACAAACCGACCAATTCTATTTTGGTTAAGAAATTGACTCCCAAAACTTTAGGTAGTCTTATCGCCATGTATGAACACAAGATTTTTGTGCAAGGCGTAATTTGGAATATTTTCAGTTTTGACCAATGGGGAGTAGAGTTGGGCAAACAATTGGCTAAAAGTATATACGCTGAACTGCAAGACGGGGAAGATGTGGAGAGCCACGATACGTCGACAAACGGCCTGATCAATCAATACAAAAAGTGGCGTAAGTAAAATACAAGTGAATGGAGGTGTCCGGCACCTCCATTTATTGCGAAAGAATTTTCAATATTTTTTGAATAAATAAAAAATATAAAATTTATAGATATTTTCCTTGTAAATAAAAGTTCAATAACTTATGTTTGTTACAAGATAATTATGTCGGTTGATATCCGGCTTACGTGCTTCCGAAAATACCGATGAGTGGAGTAGGGCTATTGAAGCTCGATTTCGCTCCTTTTGAATAGCGTTTTAATTGAGAGATTTTTGATTATAAATTAAGTATAGATTCACTCTGTCAAAGAATTGGCCCCGATCCATGATCGAGGCCATATTTTTTGGATGTGTTTCAATCCTTCAATGTAAATGTAGTTCCAATCTATTGAAAATAGGAGAAGATTTCGCGTGCTGCGTAGTAGAGCATAAACAGGCAGAGCGTCAGTTTCATGGCTATGCCGGCAGCAAAACCCGCGAAACTACCAATTGCAGCTTTTAAAGCATTTGGGCGGTCGCCCCAGATCATTTCACCCAATAAAGCACCCAAAAAGGCTCCGATGAAAATGCCCCATGGGCCGGTAAACAAACCGATGAGCATGCCTGCAGTTGAACCTCTTACGCCCGCTTTTGTACCCCCAAACTTTTTGGTGCCCCAAATGGGCACATAGTAATCGAGCACCGTAACGGCCAAAGTGGCCAAACCAAAGGCGATAAACGTATTTTCGCTAAAGTGAGCGAATTTGGAATAGTGTAATACAATCAAACCCACGAAGCTTAAAGGTGGGCCGGGTAAAGGTAAAACTGAACCTGCCAAACCCACCAATAAACAAACCAAGGACAAGATGAGCAGCAGGATATCCATAATTTAAACCGGAAGAGCCGCCTTTTGCGGCACCCTTGCTTCAGCAAAAAGCTCTTCCATTTCGTTTACAGCCCTGTTCAGGGTATCCAAACCGGGCAAGAACACGATTCGGAAGTGCGATTGATCGAAGGCATTGAAGCCCGAACCCGGTACCACCAAAACTTTGTGTTCTGTAAGCAAGCGTAAAGTGAAATCTTCATCCGATTTGAAATCGAATTTGTTCAAATCGATTTTTGGAAATACATACAATGCTCCTTTGGGTTTCACGCAAGAAATACCCGGAATATCGGTTAGGCGATAGTGAATAAGGTCTCTTTGCTTTTTCAAGCGGCCGTTTTCGGCCACTAGATCACTGATACTTTGGTATCCACCAAGAGCCGTTTGAATGGCATACTGTGCGGGCACATTGGCACAGAGACGCATGCTGGCCAGCAAATTTATGCCTTCGAGATAGCTTTTGGCTTTGTGTTTTGCACCGCTGGCAATTACCCAGCCACCACGAAAACCAGTGGCTCTGTAGTTTTTTGAAAGTCCACCGTAGGTCATGAAAAGTACGTCTTCACTCAAAGAAGCTGTGGGCACATGCGTATGCCCATCGTACAGTATTTTATCGTAAATCTCGTCGGAAAAGACGATCAAATTATGTTCCTCGGCCAATTTGACGATCTCCTTCAGCACGTCTTTTTCATACACCGCTCCCGTAGGGTTGTTGGGATTGATCAGTACAATACCCTTTGTTTTTGGAGTGATTTTCGAAGCAATGTCGGCTACATCCGGATTCCAATCCGAAGCTTCGTCGCAAACATAATGCACGGCTTTCCCGCCAGAAAGTCCAACGGCGGTTGTCCACAATGGATAATCGGGTGAAGGAATAAGTATTTCATCGTTTGGATTGAGCAAAGCTTGCAAGGTCATGACAATCAGTTCGCTCACGCCATTGCCGATGAAGATGTCTTCAATGCGTACATTGGGAATACCGATTTGCTGCGTATAGTGCATCACAGCCTTGCGGGCGGGGAAAATGCCAAGATGGTGCGAATAACCTTGAGCATTACGCAGGTTCATGATCATGTCTTCCATTATTTCATCGGGCACATCGAAGCCAAAAGGGGCAGGGTTGCCTATATTCAAATGGATGATCTTATGCCCATGTGCCGCCAAATCTTCTGCCTTATCGAAAATGGGGCCTCGAATGGCATAAGAAAGATTGTTCAGTCGGTCGCTCTTTAGGTAATTCATCTTGATACTTTACGCTTTTTTCGAAAGGAAAGAATTGATGTTCTGCTCAATTCTGCTGTAAATATCCGTATTATTCATAGGAATAAACGACTCTCCCGTAACTTTTTCGTACAATTCGATGTAGCGTTCGCTTATTTCATTGCATTTATCCTCAGTCATTTCAGGCACATTTTGGCCTTCTTTCCCTTGAAACCCATTGGCAATTAGCCATTCTCTTACAAATTCTTTCGACAATTGTTTCTGAGGCAAACCTTGTGCCAAGTTTTCGGCGTAGGCATCGGAATAGAAATAACGCGAAGAATCGGGTGTATGAATTTCGTCGATCAGATAGATTGTGCCGTCTTTTTCGCCAAATTCATATTTGGTGTCTACAAGTATAAGGCCTTGTGTCGCAGCCATTTCTGTTCCTCTTTGGAAAAGGGCCAGGGCGTATTTTTCCAATTGTTCGTACTTGTTTTCTTCCACTATACCACGGGCAATGATTTCTTCTCTTGAAATGTCTTCGTCGTGTCCTTCTTTGGCTTTCGTCGTGGGTGTAATGATGGGTTCGGGAAGTTTGTCGTTTTCTTTGAGCCCTTCGGGCAAGGGCACACCACAAACTGCTCTTTTGCCGCTGCGGTATTCACGCCAAGCATGCCCAACCAAATAGCCGCGTACCACCATTTCGACGGGGAACGTTTCACATTTTATGCCGTAAGAAGCGTTGGGATCGGGTACGGCTTGCAGCCAATTGGGTACAATATCGGCCGTGGCTTTCAGGAATTTTTCTGCAATCTGGTTCAATACTTGTCCTTTGCAGGGAATGGCTTTGGGGAGAATGACATCGAATGCCGAAATGCGATCGGATGCGATCATCAAAACCTCATCTCCGAAATCGAAGACATCTCTTACTTTGCCTCTATAATGCCCTTTTTGGCCTTCAAATTTAAAATCAGCTTGTTTTAAAACGTTCATATCACCAGTATCCGTAATGTGTTGTATCTGAGTTTCCTTTTCCAATTATGGGTAAAACAATGAATTCGCTGCCACGCATTCCATCCAAAACTTGCAGGGCTTTTGGCAGATCTATTTTGGGCGGGTTTGTGGAATCCAATTCGTCTTCTTTGCCCTCACTTTTTTCCACCGTGCCGCCCATTTGCTGCTGTTCATTGTTGAAAGCACGATTTTGACTGACCAAAGGTGCCTTTCGGTTCGGTTTGTAAATTTTCGACAGGTATTCGTAATTGTACTTTGCAAAGGTATTGCTGTTTTCCGTTTCTATCGCCATCATAAGCTGTTTTAATGCCAATGTGGTATCGCCCAATGCGGCAGAAAGCAGGGCTTTTTCATTGAGTACCGCAGAATTGAAGCTAGGGTTTGCACTTTCACGAAGCTTGGCCAAATTGTTTTTCAAAGCATCCATGTAGTTGAATTCCATAAGGCAAGGGCTTATGGACAGGGCCGTTTCATCCATTACGCGTACGGCTGTGCTGTCTCGGGCAAGGTATTTCTGACTGGCCGAAAAGCAGTCGCCATTGGCCAAATCTTCTTGCACAGCTTGGTTCCAAGCCAGCGTTTCTGCCGATTCGCTGGAAGGCAGCACCTGCATAATGATGCGGATGATATAGAGGACGATTGGAAACAATTTATAATCTAAAGACTTTTATGGGCACCATGAAATCCAAGGCGGCCAACATGAAACCGATGAGTAGGAAAATACTGTATTTGTTGTTTATGACCAAGCGTTTTCTTCCCGGCAATACAATATTCTGACTTTTTTGTATTTCCGTATTTACTTTTGAAAGTTCGGAAAAGTCGTTTTTCAAGAAAAAAAGCGGAGCATCCAAAGCTTGACTGAAGGCCTGGAGTTCGTCTACTTTCAAGTGAGAGCGGATAGGAGAACCGTCCTCTTGTTTCAATTCTTGGCCTTTGTACTGCACGGAACCTCCGTTTTCGGTACCCACACCCAGGAACATGAATTCCACTTGTTTGGTCTTTAAGGTGTTGATCAAGGCCATATCAGGAGCTTCAAAGCTTTCTCCGTCGCTTACAATGAGCGTAAGGCAAGCTTTGGTAGAAGGTTTGATCTTCTCGTTGATCAAACGAAGCGGGGCGTTCAAATTACTGCCGCTGCTGGGCATGATTTCCGTGTCCAGGGCCGAAATGTATTCCCGAACCAATTGGGTGTCGTAAGTAAAGGGTATCTGCCAATAGGCCCGATCGCTGAAAAGGATAAGGCCCACGCGGTTGTTTTTTACATTGTTTAGCAAATTGTACAATTCCAGCTTTACTTTTTCAAGCCTGTTCGGGGCTACGTCGCTGGTATTCATGGAGGCCGAAAGGTCGATCGCTAAAAGAATGTTTTGCGAACTGAATCGCACTTCGGTTTCCGTTTTGCCAAAACTCGGCCCCAAGAGAGCCATGACGAAAAGTGTAAAATAAACGGCACGCCAAACAAATTTCAACAAACGTACCCTAGAGGCTTTTCCGATGGCTTTCCCGATTTCTTTTGTTCGCCAAAAGTAAAAACCATAGATCAGCAAGAACACGAGCAAAAATGCAATTTCAGTCAGCGAAATGGATTTGGCCCAATTCATTGCATAGAAATTAAGTTGGCAAGCAGTCGATAAGCACCCGGAACTCCCGCAGGCAATTCACGGAAAAAGGAAAGGCCTGTGTACACAAAGTGACCTTTACCGTAAGACGTGTACAAAAGGCTCCCTTCTTTTTTGCTTTCGTTTTTGTCGTTCATGCTGAAAACAGTTTGATAGTGTGGATCCCAAGACGAAGCAAAATAAAGTCCTCTTTCTTGCACCCAGCCTTCAAAATCGGTCTTGTCCAAGATATTGGGTTGGCTCAGCACTTC
Encoded proteins:
- the pgi gene encoding glucose-6-phosphate isomerase; the protein is MLKSIDFTQTSAFKTLKSHKKTIDKSTIKSLFEEDPKRFNKFSLRFQDILLDYSKNRINGRTMSYLLRLAEECELQEAIEKMFSGEVINATEGRAVLHTALRNRSNEPVYVDGQDVMPEVNAVLEQMKTFSEAIRSGEWKGYTGKRIKDIVNIGIGGSDLGPVMVTEALKPYAKKGLNVHFVSNVDGTHIAETLKKVNPESTLFMIASKTFTTQETMANAHAAKAWFLESGAEEGDVKKHFVALSTNEKGVSAFGIDPKNMFVFWDWVGGRYSLWSAIGLSIACSIGFSNFEALLSGAHEMDKHFRSTSLKRNIPVVLGLLGIWYNNFYGAASQAILPYDQYMHRFAAYFQQGDMESNGKSVDRSGNPVTYETGPIIWGEPGTNGQHAFYQLIHQGTKLIPCDFIAPAVTQNPVGDQHNMLLANFFAQTEALMNGKSLEEVEAELSEAGMAKEEMDSLKAFKVFAGNKPTNSILVKKLTPKTLGSLIAMYEHKIFVQGVIWNIFSFDQWGVELGKQLAKSIYAELQDGEDVESHDTSTNGLINQYKKWRK
- a CDS encoding DUF456 domain-containing protein codes for the protein MDILLLILSLVCLLVGLAGSVLPLPGPPLSFVGLIVLHYSKFAHFSENTFIAFGLATLAVTVLDYYVPIWGTKKFGGTKAGVRGSTAGMLIGLFTGPWGIFIGAFLGALLGEMIWGDRPNALKAAIGSFAGFAAGIAMKLTLCLFMLYYAAREIFSYFQ
- a CDS encoding pyridoxal phosphate-dependent aminotransferase; translated protein: MNYLKSDRLNNLSYAIRGPIFDKAEDLAAHGHKIIHLNIGNPAPFGFDVPDEIMEDMIMNLRNAQGYSHHLGIFPARKAVMHYTQQIGIPNVRIEDIFIGNGVSELIVMTLQALLNPNDEILIPSPDYPLWTTAVGLSGGKAVHYVCDEASDWNPDVADIASKITPKTKGIVLINPNNPTGAVYEKDVLKEIVKLAEEHNLIVFSDEIYDKILYDGHTHVPTASLSEDVLFMTYGGLSKNYRATGFRGGWVIASGAKHKAKSYLEGINLLASMRLCANVPAQYAIQTALGGYQSISDLVAENGRLKKQRDLIHYRLTDIPGISCVKPKGALYVFPKIDLNKFDFKSDEDFTLRLLTEHKVLVVPGSGFNAFDQSHFRIVFLPGLDTLNRAVNEMEELFAEARVPQKAALPV
- a CDS encoding phosphoribosylaminoimidazolesuccinocarboxamide synthase, which produces MNVLKQADFKFEGQKGHYRGKVRDVFDFGDEVLMIASDRISAFDVILPKAIPCKGQVLNQIAEKFLKATADIVPNWLQAVPDPNASYGIKCETFPVEMVVRGYLVGHAWREYRSGKRAVCGVPLPEGLKENDKLPEPIITPTTKAKEGHDEDISREEIIARGIVEENKYEQLEKYALALFQRGTEMAATQGLILVDTKYEFGEKDGTIYLIDEIHTPDSSRYFYSDAYAENLAQGLPQKQLSKEFVREWLIANGFQGKEGQNVPEMTEDKCNEISERYIELYEKVTGESFIPMNNTDIYSRIEQNINSFLSKKA
- a CDS encoding vWA domain-containing protein; protein product: MNWAKSISLTEIAFLLVFLLIYGFYFWRTKEIGKAIGKASRVRLLKFVWRAVYFTLFVMALLGPSFGKTETEVRFSSQNILLAIDLSASMNTSDVAPNRLEKVKLELYNLLNNVKNNRVGLILFSDRAYWQIPFTYDTQLVREYISALDTEIMPSSGSNLNAPLRLINEKIKPSTKACLTLIVSDGESFEAPDMALINTLKTKQVEFMFLGVGTENGGSVQYKGQELKQEDGSPIRSHLKVDELQAFSQALDAPLFFLKNDFSELSKVNTEIQKSQNIVLPGRKRLVINNKYSIFLLIGFMLAALDFMVPIKVFRL